The following proteins come from a genomic window of Polaribacter dokdonensis:
- a CDS encoding sensor histidine kinase, with the protein MFWLGYFLFNVLRWGSYFNDYWYSVKSNLVEFPIHIIFVYINIYYLIPKFILRKKYWTYILSLAAMLALVYLVRTGLNYLLVTKDIWPEADNPAQFMEFNHIIAVVLGELYVIGFVTAIKLVIDWSIERRKNEDLAKLQLSTELKYLRTQIQPHFFFNTLNNLYALTLKKSDNAPRLVIKLSDMMQYILYDVNSSKANLLEEIIHINNYIDLERLRFENRVEAELDITGDIEDVDVPPLLFLSFVENCFKHGMKGTDKLEIKINFTVLPNHYLEFTISNSFNPENSLETNNGIGNENAKRRLNLLFSNNYVLETQIEGNTYNLFLKIPIK; encoded by the coding sequence ATGTTTTGGTTAGGTTATTTCTTGTTTAATGTTTTAAGATGGGGTAGTTATTTTAATGATTATTGGTATTCTGTAAAATCTAACTTGGTAGAGTTTCCTATACACATCATCTTTGTGTATATCAATATTTATTATCTAATTCCGAAGTTTATTTTAAGAAAAAAGTATTGGACATACATTTTATCTTTAGCTGCAATGTTAGCTTTGGTTTATTTGGTAAGAACAGGTTTAAATTACCTGTTGGTAACTAAAGATATTTGGCCAGAAGCAGATAACCCAGCTCAGTTTATGGAATTTAACCATATTATTGCTGTGGTTTTAGGGGAGCTTTATGTAATTGGTTTTGTAACTGCCATTAAATTGGTTATAGATTGGTCTATAGAAAGAAGAAAGAATGAAGATTTAGCAAAGCTACAGCTAAGCACAGAGCTTAAATATTTAAGAACTCAAATTCAACCTCATTTCTTTTTTAACACCTTAAATAATCTTTATGCGTTAACCTTAAAAAAGAGTGATAATGCTCCAAGATTAGTAATAAAATTGTCTGACATGATGCAGTACATTTTGTACGATGTAAATAGTTCTAAGGCAAACTTGTTAGAAGAAATAATTCATATTAATAATTACATAGATTTAGAACGTCTGCGTTTTGAAAACAGGGTAGAAGCAGAATTAGATATTACTGGTGATATAGAAGATGTAGATGTACCACCTTTACTATTTTTATCATTTGTAGAAAATTGCTTTAAGCATGGTATGAAAGGCACAGATAAATTAGAGATAAAAATCAACTTTACAGTTTTGCCTAATCATTATTTAGAGTTTACAATATCGAATAGTTTTAACCCAGAAAATTCTTTAGAAACAAACAACGGAATTGGTAATGAAAATGCAAAAAGACGATTAAATTTGCTCTTTTCTAATAACTACGTTTTAGAGACTCAAATTGAAGGAAATACGTACAATCTTTTTTTAAAAATCCCCATTAAATGA
- a CDS encoding SusD/RagB family nutrient-binding outer membrane lipoprotein has translation MKILKFIATSFIASTLFLGCTDGFEEINTDPYNPTEAPVQGIMAAVQYYEFAEPRFLTWRGNLIYSSQFANQLSYNYAGAWFGADAFQNNQGWTNAIFDNSYKKVTLSSRNLLKTYTETNDTNGVAVSKIMMSWFFQKMTDIYGDIPYSDVIGAELILENPKPTYDSQSSIYKGIIDDLKVQIDAIGSSTTIIAGAEGDYVYQGDPQKWKTFANTLRLRMALRGRDAFIADGDQAYVDQVIAECLSNPLIDETNQALLKRSESALILSFLDGGFEDVYHGFGGIGSKFTIAKRYLDLLDNNNDPRLEKVAIPSAIGNMYQGSAIGSRTQIARDELVTPSSLIIGNSTTEVADIVPVKVLSASESYFLQAEAAILGYGGNANALYQEGIRASMNFWQVEASDASDFITNEPVANLTGSNSEQLTMIWNQRWLNSLMNGYEAWALVRRTNLIPDLTDNTNFWVTQPNNGAIPKRLPYSSTEAVSNADNVNAAITAQGADEMTTAIWWDKN, from the coding sequence ATGAAAATATTAAAATTTATAGCTACTAGTTTTATAGCATCAACATTATTTTTGGGTTGTACAGATGGTTTTGAAGAAATCAACACAGACCCATATAACCCAACTGAAGCACCTGTGCAAGGTATTATGGCTGCTGTTCAGTATTACGAATTTGCAGAACCAAGATTTCTTACTTGGAGAGGTAATTTAATTTACTCAAGCCAATTTGCCAATCAATTAAGCTACAATTATGCTGGGGCTTGGTTTGGAGCAGATGCTTTTCAAAACAATCAAGGTTGGACGAACGCAATTTTTGACAACTCATATAAAAAAGTTACACTAAGTAGTAGAAATCTTCTAAAGACTTATACAGAAACTAATGATACTAATGGTGTAGCTGTTTCAAAAATAATGATGTCTTGGTTTTTTCAAAAAATGACAGACATTTATGGAGACATTCCTTATAGTGATGTAATTGGTGCAGAACTAATTTTAGAGAACCCTAAACCAACATATGATTCTCAATCATCAATATATAAAGGAATTATAGACGATTTAAAAGTTCAAATTGATGCTATTGGTAGTTCTACTACAATAATTGCAGGTGCAGAAGGAGATTATGTTTATCAAGGAGATCCTCAAAAATGGAAAACTTTTGCAAATACTTTACGCCTAAGAATGGCATTGAGAGGTAGAGATGCATTTATTGCAGATGGTGATCAAGCCTATGTAGATCAGGTAATTGCTGAGTGTTTATCAAACCCTTTAATAGATGAAACTAATCAAGCACTTCTTAAACGTTCAGAATCTGCTTTAATTTTATCATTTTTAGATGGTGGTTTCGAAGACGTGTATCATGGTTTTGGAGGTATTGGTTCTAAATTTACTATTGCTAAAAGATATTTAGATTTATTAGATAATAATAATGATCCTAGACTAGAAAAAGTAGCAATTCCTTCTGCTATTGGAAACATGTATCAAGGTTCAGCAATTGGTTCTAGAACTCAAATTGCGAGAGATGAATTAGTAACACCTTCATCTTTAATTATAGGTAACTCTACAACAGAAGTTGCAGATATTGTACCTGTAAAAGTTTTATCTGCAAGCGAATCTTACTTTTTACAAGCAGAGGCTGCAATACTTGGTTATGGAGGTAATGCAAATGCCCTATATCAAGAAGGAATTAGAGCAAGTATGAATTTTTGGCAAGTAGAAGCATCAGACGCATCTGACTTTATAACTAACGAACCTGTTGCAAATTTAACTGGTTCTAATTCAGAACAATTAACTATGATTTGGAACCAAAGATGGTTAAACTCTTTAATGAATGGTTATGAAGCTTGGGCACTTGTTAGAAGAACAAACCTTATCCCAGATTTAACAGACAATACAAATTTTTGGGTAACACAACCTAATAATGGAGCTATTCCTAAAAGATTACCATATTCAAGTACAGAAGCAGTTTCTAACGCAGACAATGTAAATGCTGCAATTACTGCTCAAGGTGCAGATGAAATGACCACTGCAATTTGGTGGGATAAAAACTAA
- a CDS encoding sugar MFS transporter — MANSAQKNSTLVPIIIIAGLFFIFGFVTWINGALIPFMKTINELTDAESYLVASASYISFVVMALPASSIINKIGYKKGMSLGLIIMAIGALVFIPAANARTYWMFLTAIFIQGAGMTLLQTASNPYITILGPIESAAKRIAIMGIANKVAGSLGSVIFGAILLSGIDEIKDKLSVVDANEKASLLDTMADSVVTPYIAMAVVLFILGILIRKAPLPHVEAAPIEENTSGAKAKSSIFQFPHLWLGVLALFVYVGVEVVAGDTIIAYGISLDIPVEQAKFFTLFTLMAMVATYALGVILIPKYISQAFALKASAILGILLSFCIVFTSGFTSVLFVAALGIANALVWPAIWPLALTGMGKFTKTASALLIMAISGGAIIPPLYGALVDNKKESLMVDGVSEVSAMAEAASFGYWILLPCYLIIFYYAFWGHKVGLKSIKS; from the coding sequence ATGGCTAATTCAGCACAAAAAAACAGTACTCTAGTTCCAATTATTATAATTGCAGGACTATTTTTCATCTTCGGATTTGTTACTTGGATTAATGGAGCATTAATTCCGTTTATGAAAACCATAAATGAACTTACAGATGCAGAATCTTATTTAGTGGCATCTGCATCTTACATCTCTTTTGTGGTAATGGCTTTACCAGCTTCTTCTATAATTAACAAAATAGGTTACAAAAAAGGAATGTCTTTAGGATTGATAATTATGGCAATAGGAGCTTTAGTATTTATACCAGCAGCAAATGCCAGAACTTATTGGATGTTTCTAACCGCTATTTTTATACAAGGTGCAGGTATGACTTTGTTACAAACTGCCTCTAACCCATATATCACTATTTTAGGACCTATAGAAAGTGCTGCAAAACGTATTGCAATAATGGGTATTGCTAATAAAGTTGCAGGATCTTTAGGTTCTGTAATTTTTGGTGCCATTTTATTATCTGGAATAGATGAAATAAAAGACAAATTATCTGTGGTAGATGCCAATGAAAAAGCCAGTTTATTAGATACAATGGCTGATAGTGTAGTTACACCATATATTGCAATGGCTGTAGTTCTTTTTATACTTGGTATTTTAATTAGAAAAGCACCTTTACCTCATGTAGAAGCTGCACCAATAGAAGAAAACACATCTGGTGCAAAAGCAAAATCAAGTATATTTCAGTTTCCGCATTTATGGTTGGGAGTATTAGCTTTATTTGTTTATGTTGGTGTAGAAGTAGTTGCTGGAGATACGATTATTGCATATGGAATATCTTTAGACATACCTGTTGAACAAGCTAAGTTTTTTACCTTATTTACGTTAATGGCTATGGTTGCAACTTATGCATTAGGCGTTATTTTAATTCCTAAATACATTAGTCAAGCTTTTGCTTTAAAAGCAAGTGCAATTTTAGGGATTTTACTTTCTTTCTGTATTGTGTTTACTTCTGGTTTTACATCAGTTTTATTTGTAGCAGCTTTGGGTATAGCAAATGCTTTAGTTTGGCCAGCAATTTGGCCTTTAGCTTTAACAGGAATGGGTAAATTTACCAAAACAGCATCAGCACTTTTAATTATGGCAATTTCTGGTGGAGCAATTATCCCTCCATTATATGGTGCTTTAGTAGACAATAAAAAGGAAAGTTTAATGGTTGATGGTGTAAGTGAAGTTTCAGCAATGGCAGAGGCTGCATCTTTTGGATATTGGATTCTATTACCTTGTTATTTAATTATTTTCTATTATGCTTTTTGGGGTCATAAGGTTGGCTTAAAAAGCATTAAATCTTAA
- a CDS encoding SusC/RagA family TonB-linked outer membrane protein, translating into MKHNLRLLFLFSFLVLFAQSSFAQKKEISGTVTSKTDNIPLPGVTVMIEGTTVGTETDFDGNYTLKANVGDVLVYAYLGMKTQKKTVANQTTINVALEDDAGQLDEVVITAFGIKREAKKLGYLVQEVNSEDLTVAADPNMATALRGKVAGVEIRSGATGPGSSTNITIRGISSLSGSNQPLIVIDGVVVSNTNIGQGDFAGGFDFGDGFSNINPDDIERISVLKSGNATALYGYRGANGVILITTKSGKSGKVKVDVSSAASFDNVLVSPKFQNQYGQGRYDTATNTLEYNIIDGGSWGPRLDGTQRERFDGVGTAEYSANPGDFKDFYNTGTTFTNSVIVSQAKNGTDFKLSYGNLSNESIQKGATLNRHNFGLKAGIDVNDKIRVSGKIDYTRQKGENRPELTDGQSNTIKALSTKPRNISNSLLANNYLKADGTPNNWAGSFTMNPFYATNTLLNEDETNRYIGLISLDIDLLEGLKLNARASQDLSFTNAFIYREKGAFDIAPNGKLDEFNTTSKTTSYDLLLNYNTELSDDFSLTAAFGLNQINSSFKSIVTVGETFVQDNFFSFNNFKSKNINPSLVRSKSNSVFGSATFGYKNYAFLEVTARNDWSSTLPIDNASFFYPSVGGSLVLSDAIPSLVDNTSLSYLKLRAGYAKTGNATDPYNLQNTYLISSSEYNSQLFYFFGVNEEGAGAGASLRNPNLVAEISTNVEFGFDARFFDDRLSFNATYYNIDTKNQILELSLPPSSGANEQVINAGLINNRGFELGLSADIIKAKDFNWTTDVNFSKNISKIEELAQGIEVQVRERQFNDVVQVGGKLGDPLWSLFGSTYERDTDGNIVYDSNGLPMVGGIDKIGSTNPDALANLRNTFTYKNFSLSILLDAKFGGDVFSFSDMVRATSGTDEITLEGREYFTGGNGILVPSGAVIDGTLDADVAARGVNPQEYWGRLGQISERWVQDASFVKLRELSVSYNFPTTVLDKLNISRLSLSYFGRNLAILHKNTANFDPETGFNNSFSGVEYFGFPSTSSHGIKLNVSF; encoded by the coding sequence ATGAAACACAATTTACGATTACTTTTCTTGTTTTCTTTTTTAGTGTTATTTGCACAAAGTTCTTTTGCGCAAAAGAAAGAAATTTCAGGAACTGTAACTTCTAAAACTGATAACATTCCACTTCCAGGAGTAACTGTTATGATAGAAGGTACAACTGTTGGTACAGAAACTGATTTTGATGGAAACTATACATTGAAAGCAAATGTTGGAGACGTATTAGTTTACGCTTACCTAGGAATGAAAACCCAAAAGAAAACAGTTGCAAACCAAACTACAATAAATGTAGCATTAGAAGATGATGCAGGTCAATTAGATGAAGTTGTAATTACTGCTTTTGGTATAAAGCGTGAAGCAAAAAAACTAGGTTATTTAGTACAAGAAGTAAATAGTGAAGACTTAACTGTTGCTGCAGATCCAAATATGGCTACAGCCTTAAGAGGAAAAGTTGCAGGTGTAGAAATTAGATCTGGTGCAACTGGTCCTGGTTCGTCTACCAATATTACCATTAGAGGTATTAGCTCTTTAAGTGGTAGTAACCAACCCTTAATTGTAATTGATGGTGTTGTGGTTAGTAATACCAACATTGGACAAGGAGATTTTGCTGGTGGATTTGACTTTGGTGATGGTTTTTCTAATATAAACCCAGATGATATTGAAAGAATATCTGTTCTAAAATCTGGAAACGCAACAGCTTTATATGGTTATAGAGGTGCAAATGGTGTTATCTTAATAACTACAAAATCTGGAAAATCTGGAAAAGTAAAAGTAGATGTTAGTTCTGCTGCTTCTTTTGATAATGTTTTAGTAAGCCCTAAATTTCAAAATCAATATGGTCAAGGAAGATACGATACAGCAACTAATACTTTAGAATACAATATTATTGATGGTGGTAGTTGGGGTCCAAGATTAGATGGTACTCAAAGAGAACGTTTTGATGGTGTTGGTACTGCAGAATATTCTGCAAATCCAGGAGACTTTAAAGACTTCTACAACACAGGTACAACATTTACAAATAGTGTTATTGTATCTCAAGCAAAAAATGGTACAGATTTTAAATTATCTTATGGTAATTTATCAAACGAATCTATACAAAAAGGTGCCACTTTAAACAGACATAATTTTGGTTTAAAAGCAGGTATAGATGTTAATGACAAAATTAGAGTTTCTGGTAAAATAGATTACACCAGACAAAAAGGAGAAAATAGACCAGAATTAACAGATGGTCAATCAAATACAATAAAAGCGCTTTCTACAAAACCTAGAAACATCTCTAATAGTTTGTTAGCAAATAATTATTTAAAAGCAGATGGTACTCCTAATAATTGGGCAGGTAGCTTTACAATGAATCCTTTTTATGCTACTAATACTTTATTAAATGAAGATGAAACTAACAGATATATTGGTTTAATTAGTTTAGATATAGACTTATTAGAAGGCTTAAAATTAAATGCAAGAGCTTCTCAAGATTTATCATTTACAAATGCTTTTATTTATAGAGAAAAAGGTGCTTTTGATATTGCTCCAAATGGAAAGTTAGATGAGTTTAATACTACATCAAAAACAACTAGTTATGATTTATTATTAAATTATAATACTGAGCTTAGTGATGATTTTTCTCTAACAGCTGCATTTGGTTTAAACCAAATTAATAGTAGTTTTAAATCGATTGTAACTGTAGGAGAAACTTTTGTACAAGATAATTTCTTTTCTTTCAACAATTTTAAATCTAAAAACATAAACCCTTCTTTAGTAAGAAGTAAATCAAACTCTGTTTTTGGTTCTGCAACATTTGGCTATAAAAATTATGCCTTTTTAGAAGTTACAGCACGTAATGATTGGTCTTCTACATTACCAATAGATAATGCCTCTTTTTTCTACCCATCTGTAGGTGGTAGTTTAGTATTAAGTGATGCTATACCAAGTTTAGTAGACAATACTTCTCTTAGCTACTTAAAATTAAGAGCAGGTTATGCAAAAACAGGTAATGCTACAGACCCTTATAATTTGCAGAATACTTATTTAATATCTTCATCAGAATATAATAGTCAGTTATTTTATTTCTTTGGTGTAAATGAAGAAGGAGCTGGTGCTGGAGCTTCATTAAGAAATCCTAATTTAGTAGCAGAAATTTCTACAAACGTAGAGTTTGGTTTTGATGCTCGTTTCTTTGATGATCGCTTATCATTTAATGCTACTTATTATAATATAGATACTAAAAATCAAATTTTAGAACTTTCTTTACCTCCATCAAGTGGAGCTAATGAGCAAGTAATTAATGCTGGTTTAATTAATAACAGAGGATTCGAATTAGGTTTATCTGCTGACATCATTAAAGCTAAAGATTTCAATTGGACTACAGATGTTAACTTCTCTAAAAACATTAGTAAAATAGAAGAATTAGCACAAGGAATAGAAGTTCAAGTAAGAGAGCGTCAATTTAATGATGTTGTTCAAGTTGGAGGTAAACTAGGAGACCCTCTTTGGTCTTTATTTGGTTCTACTTACGAAAGAGATACTGATGGCAATATTGTTTACGATTCTAATGGATTACCTATGGTTGGTGGAATTGATAAAATAGGTTCTACAAACCCAGATGCTTTAGCAAACTTAAGAAACACTTTTACTTATAAAAATTTCTCATTATCTATTTTGTTAGATGCTAAGTTTGGTGGAGATGTATTCTCTTTTTCAGATATGGTTCGTGCAACTTCAGGAACAGATGAAATTACTTTAGAAGGTAGAGAATACTTTACTGGAGGAAATGGAATACTAGTACCAAGTGGAGCTGTAATAGACGGAACTTTAGACGCAGATGTAGCTGCTAGAGGTGTAAATCCACAAGAATACTGGGGACGTTTAGGACAAATTTCAGAACGTTGGGTACAAGATGCAAGTTTTGTTAAACTAAGAGAGTTATCTGTTAGTTATAATTTCCCTACCACAGTTTTAGATAAACTAAATATCTCTAGATTATCATTAAGTTATTTTGGTAGAAATTTAGCAATCTTACATAAAAACACAGCAAATTTTGATCCAGAAACTGGGTTTAATAATAGCTTTAGTGGTGTTGAATATTTTGGATTCCCATCAACATCTAGTCATGGAATCAAATTAAATGTATCATTCTAA
- the nagB gene encoding glucosamine-6-phosphate deaminase: MKVTDYKSIAYTPAGKFEETRFEKIHNIIFENSKEASVLVAQEIAELIRTKESKNKPCVLGLATGSSPIRVYEELIRMHREEGLSFANVITFNLDEYYPMDKNNIQSYFYFMHEHLFNHIDILPENINIPDGNVSSEDLYQSCIDYEMKIKAYGGLDFQLLGIGRTGHIGFNEPGSHLNSGTRSITLDHITRVDAAPTFLGIDNVPRKAITMGIGTVLAAKRIVLLGWGSNKAEILKETIEGEITSEVPATYLQNHDNTTFIIDEGASSELTRVKTPWLVTSCAWDDALKMKAVLWLAELLNKSILKLTDKNYNDYGMSGLLTEEGTSYNLNIKMFNKLQNTITGWPGGKPNADDSKRPERATIPKKRVIIFSPHPDDDVISMGGTFDRLVQQGHEVHIAYQTSGNIAVSDEEALKFAEVTQTLCPDCKETQNIIKFLKIKTENDVDSEEVRSLKGFIRRSESLAATRYLGLEDKNVHFLNLPFYETGTIKKKNITEEDINIMCNLIDEIKPHQIYAAGDLADPHGTHKVCLDAIFESLSVLKHQKYMNDCWVWLYKGAWHEWESYQIDMAVPMSPDQVLRKRHAIFFHQSQKDGVMFQGSDSREFWVRAEDRNRLTAKKYNDLGLADYAAIEAFKRYHF; the protein is encoded by the coding sequence GTGAAAGTTACAGATTATAAAAGCATTGCTTATACTCCTGCAGGAAAGTTTGAAGAAACTCGTTTCGAAAAAATACACAATATTATTTTCGAAAACTCTAAAGAAGCATCAGTTCTTGTTGCTCAAGAAATAGCAGAATTAATCAGAACAAAAGAAAGTAAAAACAAACCTTGTGTTTTAGGTTTAGCTACTGGTTCATCACCCATAAGAGTGTATGAAGAATTGATTAGAATGCATCGTGAAGAGGGCTTAAGCTTTGCAAATGTTATCACTTTTAACCTAGATGAATATTATCCTATGGATAAGAATAACATTCAGAGTTATTTTTATTTCATGCATGAGCATTTATTTAATCATATTGATATTCTTCCAGAAAACATTAACATTCCAGATGGTAATGTAAGTAGTGAAGATTTATACCAATCTTGTATAGATTATGAGATGAAAATTAAAGCTTATGGAGGTTTAGATTTTCAATTATTAGGTATTGGTAGAACAGGTCATATTGGTTTTAATGAACCTGGTTCTCACCTAAATTCGGGTACTAGAAGTATAACCTTAGACCACATAACAAGAGTAGATGCTGCACCAACTTTTTTAGGTATAGATAATGTGCCAAGAAAAGCCATTACAATGGGTATTGGTACTGTTTTAGCTGCAAAAAGAATTGTGCTATTAGGTTGGGGGTCTAACAAAGCAGAAATTTTAAAAGAAACTATTGAGGGTGAAATTACCTCTGAAGTACCTGCTACCTATTTACAAAATCATGATAATACTACCTTTATTATAGACGAAGGTGCTTCATCAGAATTAACCCGTGTAAAAACACCTTGGTTAGTAACTTCTTGTGCTTGGGATGATGCTTTAAAAATGAAGGCTGTTCTTTGGTTAGCAGAACTTTTAAATAAATCTATCTTAAAATTAACAGACAAAAACTATAATGATTATGGTATGTCTGGCCTTCTAACAGAAGAAGGTACATCTTACAATTTAAACATTAAGATGTTTAATAAATTACAAAATACAATTACAGGTTGGCCTGGAGGAAAACCAAATGCAGATGATTCTAAAAGGCCTGAACGTGCCACAATTCCAAAAAAGCGAGTTATTATTTTCAGTCCTCATCCAGATGATGATGTAATATCTATGGGAGGTACTTTTGATAGATTGGTTCAACAAGGACATGAGGTGCATATAGCATATCAAACTTCTGGTAACATCGCTGTTTCTGATGAAGAAGCACTAAAATTTGCAGAAGTTACACAAACGCTTTGCCCAGATTGTAAAGAAACTCAAAACATAATTAAATTTCTAAAAATAAAAACAGAAAATGATGTGGATTCTGAAGAAGTTAGAAGTTTAAAAGGCTTTATCAGAAGAAGTGAATCTTTAGCTGCAACCAGATACTTAGGTCTAGAGGACAAAAATGTACATTTTTTAAATCTTCCATTTTACGAAACTGGTACTATAAAAAAGAAAAACATTACAGAAGAAGATATTAATATCATGTGTAATTTAATTGATGAGATAAAACCTCATCAAATATATGCTGCAGGAGATTTGGCAGATCCTCATGGAACACACAAGGTATGTTTAGATGCTATTTTTGAATCCCTAAGCGTGCTAAAGCATCAAAAGTATATGAACGATTGTTGGGTTTGGTTATATAAAGGTGCTTGGCACGAATGGGAATCTTATCAAATAGATATGGCTGTGCCTATGAGTCCAGATCAAGTTTTAAGAAAACGTCATGCTATATTTTTTCATCAATCACAAAAAGATGGAGTAATGTTTCAAGGAAGTGATTCTAGAGAATTTTGGGTACGTGCAGAAGATAGAAACAGGTTAACAGCCAAAAAATATAACGATCTTGGTTTAGCAGATTATGCAGCCATAGAAGCATTTAAACGTTATCATTTTTAA
- a CDS encoding LytR/AlgR family response regulator transcription factor: MKIKCIIIDDEPLAITVIENHLKNFDHIEIVETFNNPLNAYRVLEQEKIDLIFLDINMPKMTGFTFIENLSYKPLIVITTAYREYAVKSYELNILDYLVKPIPFNRFLKTINKVYQQVYISNAKSDVTLKQEPHIFLKVNKKLIKINLNDILFIESLKDYIKVITTLGDYVVHKSLTAITEELPQSNFIRIHRSYTISVNKVVALEGNTVEISNRKIPIGRNYVKQTKERIFNINDDKEK, encoded by the coding sequence ATGAAAATTAAGTGTATTATAATTGATGATGAACCATTAGCAATTACTGTAATCGAAAATCACTTAAAGAATTTTGATCACATAGAAATTGTAGAAACATTTAATAATCCATTAAATGCATATCGTGTTTTAGAGCAAGAAAAAATAGACCTTATTTTTCTAGATATTAATATGCCAAAAATGACGGGTTTCACGTTCATAGAAAACCTGAGTTATAAACCACTTATTGTAATTACAACTGCCTACAGAGAGTATGCTGTAAAAAGTTACGAGCTTAATATTTTAGATTATTTAGTTAAACCAATACCATTTAACCGATTTTTAAAGACTATAAATAAAGTATATCAACAAGTATATATTAGCAATGCCAAATCAGATGTTACTTTAAAACAAGAACCACATATCTTTTTAAAAGTAAATAAGAAGCTAATTAAAATAAATCTTAATGATATTCTATTTATAGAAAGTTTAAAAGATTATATAAAGGTAATTACCACTTTAGGAGATTATGTTGTTCATAAATCTTTAACAGCAATAACAGAAGAATTACCACAATCTAACTTTATACGTATTCATAGATCTTACACTATTTCTGTAAATAAAGTAGTTGCTTTAGAGGGCAATACTGTAGAAATTTCGAATAGAAAAATTCCTATTGGTAGAAACTACGTAAAACAAACCAAGGAGCGTATTTTTAACATCAATGATGATAAAGAAAAGTAG